The Devosia sp. 1566 sequence TGACAACAAGGATGCCGGCGGCACGGAATCCGGTACCGCAACCAAAACTCGGCCCAAGACCAAACGGCCCAATCTTTATCGTGTGTTGCTGCTGAACGACGATTACACTCCGATGGAGTTCGTCATCCTGGTGCTCCAGGACGTCTTCAACAAATCGCGCGAAGACGCGATGCGCATCATGCTCCATGTTCACCAAAAGGGCGTTGGTGAGTGTGGCATCTACCCCTACGAAGTCGCCGAAACCAAGGTCACTCGCGTCATGGATACGGCGCGCAAGAACCAGCATCCGCTGCAATGCGTGATGGAAAAGCAATA is a genomic window containing:
- the clpS gene encoding ATP-dependent Clp protease adapter ClpS — translated: MTLPDLLAPIGEASATTWLRPLTSAGPNDGDDNKDAGGTESGTATKTRPKTKRPNLYRVLLLNDDYTPMEFVILVLQDVFNKSREDAMRIMLHVHQKGVGECGIYPYEVAETKVTRVMDTARKNQHPLQCVMEKQ